The Silurus meridionalis isolate SWU-2019-XX chromosome 25, ASM1480568v1, whole genome shotgun sequence genomic interval AAGTCTCTGTGCAAGCTGTTATATTATAGTGTTACTATAAAAGTGATAATGTTTAAGAACAAGTGCAAATTGTATGCAATTTGCCTCGCAGCTGGGACGACTTTGCTGCTCTTATAGAAAATtcagcaccttctgaccaatcgcAAATTCAAAAACATCAGAGGATAACATTATTACTGATGGGATTAAAGGGTtcataataacagtaataataattttttttttttattattattccccaAATTCGCATTTTTCTAATACTCGTTGATTCCTGTGGCCCGTTTTCTGTGTGCACATTCTGCCAtgctatttctctctctctttcttatccTCCTTTCTTCTCTCTATTCTTTCATTTTGTCCATTACCCACACTTCTACTCTCTAGGCTGTAGTGCCTCATGGGATGACATCGCCTTCTGGAGTCTGGAGGGTAATGAGGCCCTCTGTGACGTCTCTGAGCAGGGTATTCGGGTTCATGTTTCTCTCATCAGGAGGCTGTAACTCCTGCATGACCAAACCAAACACAGTGTTTTAGTGAGAATGAACTCACTGGCTGCCTGCTTTTTAGCTGTATTTGTAGTTTGGttctgcattatttttataatagattatgatttgcatttgtttttgctgCGGTTAAGGGTACAATTTCATATAATGCAGCTCAAAAATGATTTTTCTCTTAAATTGGTTTCAACTTTGCTTCAAAAGTTagccattttgtttctttctttaaaacatacacCTGCATGCGGGATTTTCGTCTCAACTCAACCCTGATGGCTTTACTGGTTCTTTTGCTATTCATGCTTCAAGTCGCTGTTGTtgcctatttttattttcctcacataCCTTTAAGCATGTGGCTATAAGTACACGGTGATGTATTTAATATTGGTCACCCTACCCACGTTTTTAAACTAAGCATTGCGCCCATCTTTTTTAACCGATTTACTAGAAGAAGACTTAGTAAAGAGCAGTCAGAAAAAAATAGACCTGTACCCTAACGAAATAAAATGGCTGTTTTGTCTGTTATATATTATCTTGTACAAGTTGTACTGCTaacttattttataatatatatatatatatatatatatatatatatatatatatatatatatatatatatatatttttttttttttttttgcgaaattgcaatttaaaatcttttaacaGCAATATGATGACCAGCTAACCAGACAAAAATACAACGGTGGTGTTACATGTCATATTATGATcatcataatattaataataataataataataataataataataaagatgcgATCACTAAATCTATGGTCATAGTGTGCATATCTTAAACAGGTGTCTGGGCTGTTGTTGGCTTTTGAATAAACGATGTGTAACGTCGGTTTTTAACCCTGCGTTCACAATAGCAGGTGACAGTTTACTTATGTAACTTGTAGTTTGTCCCGGGTGCAAATATAGTGATTTCTACAGCTTTCAACCGCTTATTGACATGGTTTAATTGTTCCAATCAGAATCTGTagttatttgaaatgtaaatgcttttataGCTAACTATAGCTTAAACACAAATCCATTAATGCACTAATCTGTGATTTAGTAGGGAGTCTCGTGCAGTTTGACACTGAAATTATGGGTCCagtaaaaatctaaatgtattttttatcatCAATGAAATTAATGAGATTGAGAGACACATTTTCTTGGATAAACTGATGAAAAGAATGGCTATAAAATGGGTTGAATGATCTTTTAACTTGTGCTTGTCTTGATGTGTTGAAAGAGCCTCCCATAAGAGTGTGCAATCAGCTATAGGCTTAAGCCATACGTCTCTCTTCACGTTTCCATCTCTTGCACACATCTATACATGCATTAAACATTCTCACACTTGTGCACAATATCTCtcacatgttctctctctctttctctctctctctctcacgcacgcacgcacgcacgcgcacacacacacacacatgcaaatgtgCCATAGTAAATGACTAGCTGGCTTAACTGTGAACTTTTCATATAGGAAAAGCATTTAGTCACAGCCAGTCAATCCTTTTACAGGGTTATACAAAGTGTAGGACACAAGACGTACTTGCTGCATGCCCAATTACAATGATAACAAAGGGTGCCAATACCTTAATCTTggtaaaactaaaaataatttttaatgcaTGATTGCCAAGTAAAGTATGTGAATTGTTATCCACTATGTAGGGAGCGTCACCAGTTTCTGTAGCCATCATTCACCAATATtctgtttaaactttttttttctgtacaaaaGGCATGCCAGTTTGTGATAATGTGTGGCGTCTGTGGTAACAATTCCCCCATTCCCCCATCCCCAGCCTACGTTTTGGTTCcctcttgtttttctctttttcattccCCCTTTCTGTATAATTTTCCGGACAGATTTGGCTGCGGTCCTTCGGTCCGGCTCGACGCCATACTCAGCAGGTCTGTCCCAGTCCGAGCGCTCACCAGGCACCAAACACCGCGAGCTGCCCAGCCTAAACCCCAAATCCACCTCCACTTCCACCTCGAGCACATCTCCACAAAAGTCTGAAAACATCCACCTGTCGCCAAAATCAGCCACAAACCCACGCAAAGCCAGCCCAACTCACGAGGTGAGCCATACATCATGCACACGATCAGTGTTTTTCAACCTGTTcagaatatttgtttattgatacAAAGAATAATCTTGAATTTTGACTCCAAGCTAAAATTTACAATGGAGGTCTAAGGACAGTGAATTGAGTTGCTATAAGACTCAAATATTAACAATTAATAATGCTATAATGTTTACTACACTGACTGAAgtcatacataaatacacacctcTCTTATTCATTCACTCAAACATTACATACATTCTTTACAGGTATTTGAAGAAGGCATAGCCTTTATTTGTAACAGTCCCACTAAAGAAGAAGGGCCCTTCAGTGGAAGTTGGCGAGTGCCAGGGCTTAAATATTATGGAGCCATAATCACTGAGTCAGCATTGCCTTTAGAATACACAGTCACAGCAAACACATGATATATGCCTTCCATTTTTAAATTGGTTTCATTAATATTTGATAGTAATTCCTGTTTAATACTGTAGAAAATGTACAGCTGGACTGGTTTGCATGGTTGTTTTGTGCTGATGTCCGTTTCTCACTTTGGAAGATTATTGGGAAATATTTAGCTCCTACTCTGCTCTAAAGTCTAGGTTAAAGCTTTTATTCATGATGTGTAATTGTTCATTGGTGGAAACCAGTCCAAAAAAATTGGGCGTGGCTTTCAACTGGACCTTGTGCAAAATGACCAATAATTCTGTAGTGTATGTAGTATTGTAGTAATTCTTTAGTAGTTATAATAAAGTTAGTTATCTGGAAATGTTTTTCCATTAGCCTTGATTTTGTTTCTGATAAaggtttataaaaataaaggctTAACCTGTAAGTACTATGTTATACTTATTTTTACTCTTCCTTTTCGATTGAAATATTCACCACACTTTGGACAATAGCATATAGAATTTTCAGGTTTATCTGTCTTATCAGCAAAATAACCATGTTCCTGCTCTGCAATCTTATACTGCTAGCACTCCTATGCAAGACGTGATAGTGCTTGCATAATGTAATTAACTCTCTTTTTTGTCAGATTAAGTACAGATTAAACAAAGAACCCACATCTAAAATCCTAGTAAATTTTCTTACACGTTTGTCTGTTTTAGGTGGACACTGCCAGTGAGGTTGAGGAGCTAGACATCGATGTATCACCCATTCCCTTCCCAGCCAGTCGAGCTGCTAAACTCCAGGTCTTTATTGCACGTTACAGGTACCCTTTTCCTACTTTCTGTTGCATGATATACACGAGCGACTTTGTGCTACTTTCTAGTGTTTCCCTAGcaaattttgttcattttcttgATAAAACTAGGTTTGAACTGTTTATGAATTCTAATCTCGATTTCTTAAACCCATATGATAACCCGCTTTAAAACCTCGAATGAAGCTACAACCCATATGATGGCCCAAATGATAATCCAGAGGTAGAGCTGCCCTTGACAGCAGGGGAATACATCTATGTGTATGGAGACATGGACGATGATGGCTTCTATGAAGGTAATTTTACTTCTTTCGTCTTTTATATGTATAGATCATGGTTTACGCAGACCTTTATGATTTTTGCATCCCttcaaaaatatgcaaaacCTGTAGAGATCCAATTGCATCAATTCAAAATGGCAGCCGAATTGATCAACATGAAAATCTAAAATTTTACGAATTTAACAAATTTAATGAATTTAACGAATTTAACTGAAGCTCCGCCCAATTCTTTCCATTTAATGTTAGTGGTCTTTTTGCCAGTAGATTTTCATTATTTCTCTTGGCGCTGGCAGGTCAATACAAGTAGTCCCTTAGTTATGATGTTTcttctaataattattttatgatgatcgcgatacaacaaaattgtaaaaacataaaaatattcgTGCCACCGGCAAACGTTGAAGCATATATGCGGTACGATATGTTGAATTGCTGCCAAGATACCACCTTGTGAGAGAGTAAGGTTTACTCTCACCAGCGGTCGACAGAGTTTAGTTATCTCGATGTAAGAACCGAGaagtttttggtgtttcaatgCCCAATTTTTGCTTGGGTCTCTGTGCTTTTTATGGGCATCACCGGACACTAAAAGCCGAGCACACTGATAAGTCTCACCAGCTGCAGATGTGCATCTTACTGCTCGCTTCATCCAGCAGTAAGAAGCATCTTCATTCACTCGACCATGCGCCTGCTACTACATACAaaaaatactgtaaagtttatacatgtTTTGCtgaattatgtactgtaatttattaaattattaacaaattacagtatattacaccATATTGATCAcaattctttaagactcctggttAGCCTAAGCTataacttgattttttttatatttacaatattttatgatGGGGTCATTggaacgcatctccatcgtaagtcggGGGCTACCTGTATTATTAACCCATTAATGAAGTTTACATCTATAATAATGTGCTGCAGGAGAGTTGATGGATGGCCGTCGAGGCCTGGTCCCATCCAACTTTGTGGAGCGCATCTCGGACGATGAGGCACATGAAGCCACCGACTTTTCCCACAACTCCTTCGTGGAAAGCAGCTTTCACAGCACCTCAGAGAGACCACATCAGCACCAACACCATGTGCGTTTAAGCCACAGCATCACAGACAGGACAGAGGCCTCAGCTACCAATGAAATCAGCAAACCAGGCACTGTGCAACTTGtgaatggtttggacatggatCTGGACTTGGAGGATGACACAGAGGCTCACATCGTGCCTCATCCTCACAAGCTGACTCTAATCAAACAGTTAGCTAAGAGCATAGTGTTGGGCTGGGAGGCACCCACGGGAAGAGTCACAGTTCGAAGCTACAACGTCTACGTAGACCAAGAACTGCGCCTCAGTGTGCCTACGGGAAACCCAACCAAGGCCGTGTTAGAGAGGATGGATACGAGCCATAAGATTCAACGTGTGGCTGTGCAGAGCGTGACGGAGCATGGTAGCTCTGACCCCTTGCGTTGCTGTATGCTGGTAGGAAAGGATGTGTGCGCGGCACCCACCAAGCTGCGGGTAGATCGTATCATGGCCACTTCAGCTCGTCTCACCTGGTTGCCTAGCAACAGCATTTATGCACATACCGTCTCTTTGAATGGTGAGCTGCGTGAGCTGGTGCAAGCTGGCAGATATTCACTGCGCCTTGGTGACCTTATACCTGGTCTGCACTACCGTGTGGAGGTGGAGGCACAGCTGCCGTTAGAGCGAAGGGAACACAAGTGTGCTGTTACTTCCTTTACCACACTTACCGCAGGTAAGGCACAGGACTAGCGAGATGGGATAAACAAATAGTACAATCTGCAGGCTCCGTCTTATTAACTTGTGTCTTCACACTGACTTTTAACAATCAAGGTCCTCCTGATGCTCCTCTGGATGTGCAGCTGGAACAGGGGCCTACCCCAGGGATTGCTCAGATCAGCTGGCTCCCTGTCACTATAGATGCTGCTGGAACTTCCAACGGAGTCCGTGTCACCGGCTACACCATTTAtgctgacaaaaaaaaggtGATTGCAATTTTAAACGTACATGActtataaataagataataaaaatTGCTTACATTTGTACATTGTTACGTTTTTGCACACTTTTTGTCCTACTTGTAGGTGTTGGAGGTGTCCTCACCCACAGCGGGCAGCGCTCTGATTGGTCCTTCACAGATCGAAATGCTTCAAACAGCCCACGAGCTTACTGTGCGCACCATGTCTCCTCATGGTGAGTCGGCAGACTCGACACCCGTGAATGTGCCTGCCAAGCTTCCTGCCATCATGGCGGGTGCCTCCATGCCTCCCTGCCAACTTGTGCCAACCCACACTAGTGTCCTAACCACCAGTGCCACCAACAAGGAGCCCAGTGTCTGTGCCACCTCTCTGTCTGCTGCCAAAACACCCACAATGCCACTGAGCTCTGTACTAGGTGCAAGTCCTGTTCAAGatgcttctcccatcagggatGTTTATGCCAACACACCCAAAGCTGCCACCAATGATGCCCCTCTGCCCACTGCCTCATATGTAGAGGCATGGGCGAATCCAGCTGTGGCTTTGCAGCAGTCACCATCACCTCCTTGTGCCAGTGCCAACCTACAGGTGGGTGAAAAGTGCAGtgatgtttcttttttacatttatatagttctttatgttttcaattgttttctCTATCAGCAGGAAACTGTATCTTCACCAAAAGTTATCCCCTCTCCTGTGGCAGTCCCAATACCCATTCCCACATCCAGTGCCCTGGGATCAGCACAGCCCAGTGTAACACTTATAACAACTCCAGAGCCTAGCAGAGAGCCCAGGAGCCCAGGGCCACAACGTTCCCTTACTTCGGTTACTGATTTCCTGGATGACCCCTTGCCACACAAGTCATCATCCATGCCCAGTGTGCCCAAAGTCATGGCCCCAGAGACTGATCTGCTTGACACACCTGATACACATCCCCTGCGGCCACCTCACCCCTTACCCATAGAGTCAGAGCCGGAAGGTGACCGGGAGAATACTCGCCTGGTATCCATCGAAGAGTTCCTGCAACCTGAACCTGTGCCCAGAACAAAGGTTTGATGAAGAGCAAATCTTCAGCTAACCATATCATTTTGCACTGCTATGATAACATTATATAACTTTTAACACTAGTTTctgtgatacattttttttagactgtactgtaaagtaaaatatatgtGTATCAAGTCTTTTTTATGGCCATTTCAGGTAGATTTTCCTTGCTACCAATGCCTCTGGCATGTTTACTATGGATATGTTATCTGATAACTGATATCTCcagttccaaaaaagttggcactgtgtaaaatataaattaaaactgaaggtaatgatttgcaaatcttataaacatattttctattcaaaataaaatataaaaaacatatcaaagtgagaatatatatatcattttatggagaaaataaagatcattttgaatttaatggctgcaaaAGGTCTCATAAAAAGTTGGGACATGACCAGTGTGTAGCATTACATCTTCTGTCAGTATACATCTGAGAATTTgagaagaccagttgctgagGTTTAGGGAgagaaatgttgtcccatataCTGTCTGaaacaggattctagctgctgatcagttctgggtgtccttgtTGTATTTTCCGTtctatgatgcgccaaatgttttcaaactgGGCTTTTCTACTGCAAAGTCATGCTActggtatataatatataatatttaaccagtatttgtggatgacattgcaaactgtgttcacagacaatgatttttttggaggtgttaatgagcctaTTTATTGATTTCCATTACATCATGAccgttttaaatgcagtgccgcCTGATGTTCCACAattggtacatttcctcagtttaaacatttgatatgttttctgtgttctattgtgaacaataattaagtttttaatagttgcaaatcactgcattctgtttttatttacattttacacattgtcccaacttttttggaattgaagTTGTACATCTGGATTTTGTATATCTTGGATTGTATATCTGAATATTCTAGATCTGGTTTATAAGGAATAAATGtctaataaaattgaattgtatttgttatttaCTGGGATGGTGCAGATTTATGCAGGAGGTCTGATGGACCCTCCGCCTGACTATCATGTGGAGAGTAGCCGTTCAGACCTGTCCGATATCctggaagaggaggaagaagatcTGTATTCTGAGTCTGCCGCTGATGTAACACCCAAGAATTACAATTCTGGAAGTTCGGGCAAGGTAAGCAAAAATGACAAAGATGCATGTTTATTCTCATTTAATGTTCTTAATGTGAGTTGCAATATGCGGTTACGTAGCTTTTACAAATGCgtagctttattttctttccatttgGCTTCTCTAATTATCTTTCTGTTTTCCTTTTGTCTATATTTTTTCTCTAACATTCTCCAATGCCGACTTTTCCtgcttgtgtttctgtgtgtgacCTGCACACTCAAACTCAAACATGTAACCGCTACATCTCTGATTGTATTTGGCTGTGGACCTGTTCCTCAGGCAGAGGGATGGGAGGTTGACAGTGATGAGGAGGTCTTGGAGAAGATCCTGAAACTTCATCCCCAGGTTTTTTCTAATAAACAGCTCTTCAGTATACCTGAGGTGACTGAGGAAGAGGACAATAGCGAATCAGAGCCTTACTCGAGGCAATCTCCAGTCAAAGGGCGCCTTCTGCGCCAGCCTGCTTCTGGAAAATGTAATCCATGTGGAGacaaattaaaaattacaaGAGGGACCACGCAGGTCCGGTCTCGACCTGAACCGAATTACGTCGACACAGAGGACACCACCAACTACGAGGACGATGAGGAGGTGGATATTGATTTAGAAAGCAGCCCGTATGTGGGTCTATGCAACAAAGAAATGACCCCACGACGTTCGCATCGGGTACAGCGTGAAAGGGACAGACTTCGGAGAGAAGCCCTACTTCGGAGCCAAATGACCTCCAACCTTTCCACCAAAAGGGTGACAGCACAAGGGCCATACATGCTCAGCACAACAGTTCGCCATGTTAAGACACCTGCTGTGGAGATAGACGTGGAGTACGGGACAGATAACGATGAAGAGTCATCGCAGTTTGACCCTGAAGAAGTTGTGGTGGAGCAGATGAGCTCAGAGTGGTGGGTGGAGGGTGGAAACAATGATTACCACCACACCTCGTCACTGCAACAGTCCAAACAAGATACACTTAACGTCGTGGCACCCAGTCACCACAAATGGGTGTGTTGCATCACTTGTCCTGCAAATGTACCACCCCTTGGAACTATCCCACCTTAATGGAGATGGACAAAACCTTTTGCACCCCAAAATGATGGCAAACCCTCATCCTTAAGGCAGCCCTTACTATTTTAAGTAGATTTTCTCTGCATCCTTGATTTTCTTAGACTGTCCTTAGACTCTCACTATATCAGTACACACATTACATCATGGATCTTTCTATGCAAAAGGTTTAGGTCTatactttttcctctttctcatcCCATAGTCATTATTGTCTATAGCTGGGATCTCTGTGTGCCTGTCTTATGTCTAAAATTGGAGCAGAAAGCCATATAGTGAGAAATCCAGTGTTTGGACCCCTATATATGCTTTACTCTGTTGTAGTGTCCTTGTCCCTCTTGTCTTCCCAAGGAATTTCAACATGAAACTTTATGTCTTTCAAAGCCTCAGACATTGAGTTTTTGTTGAGGTGGTTTGGTTATCGAACCTGATGGATGTATTACCATCCCTTCACCCGGTCATGAAGGCTGTGTGGGCCTGCATGTGTCTGCAGTCAGAACAAACCCCTAGCTGCTGCTTTTGTTGTGCTTGAAGACAGTGTGTAAGACAGCCTGCCATTGTGTATATGTAGGCACGTGGATGTGTGTCTGGCATGTACTTTATGTGCAACAGTGTGTAGTTTTCCTGTGTCAAGTACTtactttatgtttgtgtgtgtggcttgcTTCAGAAGGCTGCTGGTCTTGCAGACGCAGGAACGGCTTGGTGTGGCCCCAGAGACATCTCTCCAAAATGTAATCGATCGGAGACCAAATTGCCTAGAGGTAAGATATTCACAAACCTCCTTACCGCTTCTGTCCTTTAAATGTGCTGATTGTTAAAGATTTAGATCCCGGATTGAAATAGACCCTTGTGCTTGATTGGTTAGTGTGGCTTTTTTATATAAGACAACTCTTGGCTATGATAAATGACattaagaaacaaaaagaataaaaaaaactacattgacaaaactaaacatttaataaattaaaattataccaAGTGCTATTTTGTAAGATCATGTATAATAAGAGTGTGCATGCcatattttaatgatattaatgatcAGTCAGATCATTTTTGCTATTTGTTGCACCATATAACATGCATTATCTGTCCACATTTCGCATCCCTGCCTGTTTTTCTGGGTTGAAACAGATATCTAGAAGATAATTGGTCAAACACAATAGATATAGACTCAACCACGATTTAcatactttaaaataataagttGGGTGGAAAAATTGGTTTTAGCCTGTGTATAGGCCCTCTCTACATAACTTCccctcatcatttttttttttgtaagtagaAAGAAAGGCTTGTGATGTCACATTGTGAAAGCATTCTTGGATTCAGCTGTAGGATTGTGAATTTCAAATCTTTAATAAGCCGAGGTAGAC includes:
- the LOC124378720 gene encoding peripheral-type benzodiazepine receptor-associated protein 1-like isoform X11 codes for the protein MEELQRSTAQNGEDCDYLVRQNSELLRALEELEKTVSTLREENSLLRKSSCPETDDKVKRLRRKNAELAVIAKRLEERAHKLQEANLKVVNAPIPIKPGIAEQYKRAFARQRARDLAQHADTLLSKDKEIAALQHECRQLEARIGQDKGGPGQAGAGGFERLLKESQKEVLRLQRQLSASSARDQSTAGGAEKDREQKETPVVCETPQSVVNEVLVKGEESLRKGEENRARVIPEQDTSSTHQEEQTQKDRIEFLESELSKKRKECEGLEHEVRKRQKRCLDLESQLEDERSKNERLTEETELLRRKAQLLEQSQVENEELREELSTVSARYSSVLEENQRLRAKLENLEQVLKHMREVAERRQQLELEHEQALAILKFKQDEIKRLQRAQLFAKREHEGVVQMLEALIQFVLLRELAKVRELEQKCRSQSEQFSLLSQELDKFRQQASKIDLSAPGLLCSSLTQLPNGLSLPTDTGCSASWDDIAFWSLEGNEALCDVSEQDLAAVLRSGSTPYSAGLSQSERSPGTKHRELPSLNPKSTSTSTSSTSPQKSENIHLSPKSATNPRKASPTHEVDTASEVEELDIDVSPIPFPASRAAKLQVFIARYSYNPYDGPNDNPEVELPLTAGEYIYVYGDMDDDGFYEGELMDGRRGLVPSNFVERISDDEAHEATDFSHNSFVESSFHSTSERPHQHQHHVRLSHSITDRTEASATNEISKPGTVQLVNGLDMDLDLEDDTEAHIVPHPHKLTLIKQLAKSIVLGWEAPTGRVTVRSYNVYVDQELRLSVPTGNPTKAVLERMDTSHKIQRVAVQSVTEHGSSDPLRCCMLVGKDVCAAPTKLRVDRIMATSARLTWLPSNSIYAHTVSLNGELRELVQAGRYSLRLGDLIPGLHYRVEVEAQLPLERREHKCAVTSFTTLTAGPPDAPLDVQLEQGPTPGIAQISWLPVTIDAAGTSNGVRVTGYTIYADKKKVLEVSSPTAGSALIGPSQIEMLQTAHELTVRTMSPHGESADSTPVNVPAKLPAIMAGASMPPCQLVPTHTSVLTTSATNKEPSVCATSLSAAKTPTMPLSSVLGASPVQDASPIRDVYANTPKAATNDAPLPTASYVEAWANPAVALQQSPSPPCASANLQQETVSSPKVIPSPVAVPIPIPTSSALGSAQPSVTLITTPEPSREPRSPGPQRSLTSVTDFLDDPLPHKSSSMPSVPKVMAPETDLLDTPDTHPLRPPHPLPIESEPEGDRENTRLVSIEEFLQPEPVPRTKIYAGGLMDPPPDYHVESSRSDLSDILEEEEEDLYSESAADVTPKNYNSGSSGKAEGWEVDSDEEVLEKILKLHPQVFSNKQLFSIPEVTEEEDNSESEPYSRQSPVKGRLLRQPASGKCNPCGDKLKITRGTTQVRSRPEPNYVDTEDTTNYEDDEEVDIDLESSPYVGLCNKEMTPRRSHRVQRERDRLRREALLRSQMTSNLSTKRVTAQGPYMLSTTVRHVKTPAVEIDVEYGTDNDEESSQFDPEEVVVEQMSSEWWVEGGNNDYHHTSSLQQSKQDTLNVVAPSHHKWKAAGLADAGTAWCGPRDISPKCNRSETKLPRDAQPVDASEVRIFVALFPYDPSTMSPNRDAAEEELPFKEGQIIKIYGDKDTDGFYHGESGGRHGYVPCNMVSEIQVDDDETRDQLLQQDFLSTETTVEKIGTRSLAQLPHRPAPPPKPRRSKKVESTGVLEDSSNTESSNKDNARQSAAGMGNPVPCRMVAIFDYDPRESSPNADVEAELTFNAGDIIYVFGDMDDDGFFYGDLNGQKGLVPSNFLQAFPENGDEFAKPEHTIANSRRDSQVSHAASVEQTELHTSSPADETQAKPSSQPNAQQNLPPDQQLENHSGPSPFSGHSPSLHGPPQDHAVTDTSPPEKKKKGFFSKGKKLFKKLGSSKKE
- the LOC124378720 gene encoding peripheral-type benzodiazepine receptor-associated protein 1-like isoform X1, with amino-acid sequence MGKNEAESNYHCVFSKKAILQSRRKTENKKVSPCHSELEAQSQPVLGPGCEKEKALQHQCFDHTNLKQAGELCQRLADEITGIVRPSRTTDAGENLAEIDSSCKGNGAAYCKLEELLNTLHGVTNKEKDGLLQCLWEEVELEKSYFLCHLLKVHGHPSLVVEESEDKVIKETAKWRSEDSQKRPLMKRNRQKLESSSEKQDSGISPLRSSLVEEPNNKRDLYQSFPDVGRELHSSCPPLEKLSPSRCSEDNMEDTNGEDCDYLVRQNSELLRALEELEKTVSTLREENSLLRKSSCPETDDKVKRLRRKNAELAVIAKRLEERAHKLQEANLKVVNAPIPIKPGIAEQYKRAFARQRARDLAQHADTLLSKDKEIAALQHECRQLEARIGQDKGGPGQAGAGGFERLLKESQKEVLRLQRQLSASSARDQSTAGGAEKDREQKETPVVCETPQSVVNEVLVKGEESLRKGEENRARVIPEQDTSSTHQEEQTQKDRIEFLESELSKKRKECEGLEHEVRKRQKRCLDLESQLEDERSKNERLTEETELLRRKAQLLEQSQVENEELREELSTVSARYSSVLEENQRLRAKLENLEQVLKHMREVAERRQQLELEHEQALAILKFKQDEIKRLQRAQLFAKREHEGVVQMLEALIQFVLLRELAKVRELEQKCRSQSEQFSLLSQELDKFRQQASKIDLSAPGLLCSSLTQLPNGLSLPTDTGCSASWDDIAFWSLEGNEALCDVSEQDLAAVLRSGSTPYSAGLSQSERSPGTKHRELPSLNPKSTSTSTSSTSPQKSENIHLSPKSATNPRKASPTHEVDTASEVEELDIDVSPIPFPASRAAKLQVFIARYSYNPYDGPNDNPEVELPLTAGEYIYVYGDMDDDGFYEGELMDGRRGLVPSNFVERISDDEAHEATDFSHNSFVESSFHSTSERPHQHQHHVRLSHSITDRTEASATNEISKPGTVQLVNGLDMDLDLEDDTEAHIVPHPHKLTLIKQLAKSIVLGWEAPTGRVTVRSYNVYVDQELRLSVPTGNPTKAVLERMDTSHKIQRVAVQSVTEHGSSDPLRCCMLVGKDVCAAPTKLRVDRIMATSARLTWLPSNSIYAHTVSLNGELRELVQAGRYSLRLGDLIPGLHYRVEVEAQLPLERREHKCAVTSFTTLTAGPPDAPLDVQLEQGPTPGIAQISWLPVTIDAAGTSNGVRVTGYTIYADKKKVLEVSSPTAGSALIGPSQIEMLQTAHELTVRTMSPHGESADSTPVNVPAKLPAIMAGASMPPCQLVPTHTSVLTTSATNKEPSVCATSLSAAKTPTMPLSSVLGASPVQDASPIRDVYANTPKAATNDAPLPTASYVEAWANPAVALQQSPSPPCASANLQQETVSSPKVIPSPVAVPIPIPTSSALGSAQPSVTLITTPEPSREPRSPGPQRSLTSVTDFLDDPLPHKSSSMPSVPKVMAPETDLLDTPDTHPLRPPHPLPIESEPEGDRENTRLVSIEEFLQPEPVPRTKIYAGGLMDPPPDYHVESSRSDLSDILEEEEEDLYSESAADVTPKNYNSGSSGKAEGWEVDSDEEVLEKILKLHPQVFSNKQLFSIPEVTEEEDNSESEPYSRQSPVKGRLLRQPASGKCNPCGDKLKITRGTTQVRSRPEPNYVDTEDTTNYEDDEEVDIDLESSPYVGLCNKEMTPRRSHRVQRERDRLRREALLRSQMTSNLSTKRVTAQGPYMLSTTVRHVKTPAVEIDVEYGTDNDEESSQFDPEEVVVEQMSSEWWVEGGNNDYHHTSSLQQSKQDTLNVVAPSHHKWKAAGLADAGTAWCGPRDISPKCNRSETKLPRDAQPVDASEVRIFVALFPYDPSTMSPNRDAAEEELPFKEGQIIKIYGDKDTDGFYHGESGGRHGYVPCNMVSEIQVDDDETRDQLLQQDFLSTETTVEKIGTRSLAQLPHRPAPPPKPRRSKKVESTGVLEDSSNTESSNKDNARQSAAGMGNPVPCRMVAIFDYDPRESSPNADVEAELTFNAGDIIYVFGDMDDDGFFYGDLNGQKGLVPSNFLQAFPENGDEFAKPEHTIANSRRDSQVSHAASVEQTELHTSSPADETQAKPSSQPNAQQNLPPDQQLENHSGPSPFSGHSPSLHGPPQDHAVTDTSPPEKKKKGFFSKGKKLFKKLGSSKKE